The following nucleotide sequence is from Bombina bombina isolate aBomBom1 chromosome 11, aBomBom1.pri, whole genome shotgun sequence.
taaaattgcaaagcttctgaagcgtgatcatcgaacaatcaagtgtttcattcaaaatagtcaacagggtcgcaagaagcgtgtggaaaaaccaaggcgcaaaataactgcccataaactgagaaaagtcaagcgtgcagctgccaagatgccacttgccaccagtttggccatatttcagagctgcaacatcactggagtgcccaaaagcacaaggtgtgcaatactcagagacatggccaaggtaagaaaggctgaaagatgaccaccactgaacaagacactcaagctgaaacgtcaagactgggccaagaaatatctcaagactgatttttctaaggttttatggactgatgaaatgagagtgagtcttgatgggccagatgtatgggcccgtgactggattggtaaagggcagagagctccagtccgactcagacaccagcaaggtggaggtggagtactggtttgggctggtatcatcaaagatgagcttgtggggccttttcgggttgaggatggagtcaagctcaactcccagtcctactgccagtttctggaagacaccttcttcaagcagtggtacaggaagaagtctgcatccttcaagaaaaacatgattttcatgcaggacaatgctccatcacatgcgtccaagtactccacagcatggctggcaagaaagggtataaaagaagaaaatctaatgacatgtcctccttgttcacctgatctgaaccccattgagaacctgtggtccatcatcaaatgtgagatttacaaggagggaaaacagtacacctctctgaacagtgtctgggaggctgtggttgctgctgcacgcaatgttgatggtgaacagatcaaaacactgacagaatccatggatggcaggcttttgagtgtccttgcaaagaaaggtggctatattggtcactggtttgtttttgttttgtttttgaatgtcagaaatgtatatttgtgaatgttgagatgttatattggtttcactggtaaaaataaataattgaaatgggtatatatttgtagtttgttaagttgcctaataattatgcacagtaatagtcacctgcacacacagatatccccctaaaatagctataactaaaaacaaactaaaaactacttccacaactattcagctttgatattaatgagttttttgggttcattgagaacatggttgttgttcaataataaaattaatcctcaaaaatacaacttgcctaataattctgcactccctgtaaaaagtttacagctcttttaccttaccagcccttaaaagtgccttttgcggggcatgccccaaagaattcagctcttttgcctgtaaaaaaacatacaatacccccccaacattacaacccaccacccacatacccctaatctaacccaaaccccccttaaaaaacctaacactaagcccctgaagatctccctaccttatcttcaccacgccgggtatcaccgatccgtccagaagaggctctgaagtcttcatcctatccggcaagaagaggtccagaagaggctctgaagtcttcatcctatccggcaagaagaggagatctggaccggcaaacatcttcatccaagcggcatcttctatcttcatccatccgacaaggagaggctccattttcaagacctccggcgcggaacatcctcttctcccgacgactagacgaagaatgaaggttcaaaCAATATACGATTGTGATTGCCTATTCAGTCGGGCAGAACTATTCTCACCTTAAAAAACTTATCCCAACGGTTTTGTGTACAATTAGATCAACaaaataggtggcgcaagttaatgctgttctgactaataatggtgtaGATGTATATCAAGTTCcttgtgtgtctgataatgttctcaccaTACATAGGCTGTGTTTAAATTAAAAGATAAGTGatgtctctccaggacaataaagcttccagaagaatgaaggttcctttaagggacgtcatccaagatggcgtccctcgaattccgattggctgataggattctatcagccaatcagaattaaggtaggaaaaatctgattggctgattgaatcagccaatcagattcaagttcaatccgattggctgatccaatcagccaatcagattgagctcgcattctattggctgatcggagcagccaatagaatgcgagctcaatctgattggcagatttttcctaccttaattccgattggctgatagaatcctatcagccattcagaattcgagggatgccatcttgattgacgtcccttaaaggaaccttcattcatcgtctagtcgtcgggagaagaggatgttctgcgccggaggtcttgaagatggagccgctcttcatcggatggatgaagatagaagatgctacttggatgaagatgtttgcccgtccggatctcctcttcttgccggataggatgaagacttcggagcctcttctggacctcttcttgccggataggatgaagacttcggagcctcttctggacggatcggtgatacccgacatGGTGAAGATaacgtagggagatcttcaggggcttagtgttaggttttttaagggggtttgggttagattaggggtatgtgggtggttggttgtaatgttgggggggtattgtatgtttttttacaggcaaaagagctgaattctttggggcatgccccacaaaaggccctttaagggctggtaaggtaaaagagctgtaaactttttattttagtttagggtagggcatttttttattttggggggctttgttatttttttagggggcttagagtaagtgtaattagtttaaaattcttgtaatcttttttttttgtaatttagtctttttttttgtaatttagtttagttgatttaattgtagataattgtaggtagtttagttaattaatttattgatagtgtagtgttaggtttaattatatcttaggttaggatttattttacaggtaattttgtaattattttaactaggtagctattaaatagttattaactatttaatagctattgtacctagttaaaataaatacaaagttgcctgtaaaataaatattaatcctaaaatagctacaatgtaattattatttatattgtagctatattagggtttattttacaggtaagtagctttaaataggaataatttacttaataagatttattttattttgttagatttaaattatatttaacttaggggggtgttaggattagggttagacttagctttaggggttaatacatttattatagtagcagcgaggtccggtcggcagattaggggttaatgcttgaagttaggtgttggcgatgttagggagggcagattaggggttaatactatttattatagggtttttgaggcgggagtgaggcggtttaggggttaatacatttatcatagtggcggcaaggtctggtcggcagattaggggttaataagtgtaggtaggtagcggcgacgttgggggtgggcagattaggggttaataaatataatataggggttggcgatgttaggggcagcagattaggggtaaatagggataacgtagctggcggcggtgtgcggtcggcagattaggggttaatactatttattaaagggttattgaggcgggagtgaggcggattaggggttagtacatttattatagtagcggtgcggtccggtcggcagattaggggttaataagtgtaggtaggtagcggcgacgttggggggggcagattaggggttaataaatataatattggggtcggcggtgttaggggcaaatagggataacgtagctggcggcggtgtgccgtcggcagattaggggttaacattttttattagagtggcggcgatgtggggggacctcggtttaggggtacataggtagtttatgggtgttagtgtactttagagcacagtagttaagagctttatgaaccggcgttagccctgaaagatcttaactcctggcttttttctgcggctggagtttggtcattagatttttaacgctcacttcagccaagactctaaataccggcgttagaaagatcccattgaaaagataggatacgcaattgacgtaaggggaatctgcggtatggaaaattcacggctggaaagtgagcattagaccctttcgtgactaactctaaataccagcgggcgaccaaaaccatcgttaggagcctctaacgctggtttggacggctaacgcagaactcttaatctaggcatTTATTTCTACAGTAATTGCGCTTTTCATTGGTGGTGAATTGGATGTGGGCTGAAGCTGCAAGACACGCAGTATTTTTCTGGAGGAGCTGCAGCTAAGGATTTAAGGAGAAGCTGAGGAGTGTTTATAAGAAGAAAGACTGTGGCAGTGCACACAATACGTTATCATTGGACATATTGTTGTTCAGATTTGGTGACTACATCTAccattatatgagtatatataaaatatattttgtagtaTACTGATTGAATATTGcgctaatatatttattttggtgttGTGCAATTAAAAAAATCGAAATGACAAatttaagaaacctaacactacaagaaaaattaaaatatctaaaattacggaaaataataaacactaaatttacaaaaaaataataaactaaatgatcaaaattaaaaacaattacacctaatcaaatagcccccaaaaaacaaaaaatacccccaaaataaaaacaaacccctagcctacaataaactgccaatagcccttagattaggtgtaattgtttttatttttgataattttgtttattactttttgtaagcttagtgttttttatttttcgtaatttagtgatttttttaatttttcttgtagtgttaggttttattaaatttgCAATCTAgattttttaataggtagttttttttattttagggtagtagggctaggttaatttatagtttaatggtaggtttattttattcacaggtaagtttttatttatttaaatatagttatattgtaattttaatttaaagttagggggtgttatgtttaggggtttatagtttaatttagtgttttgcgatatggggggctggcgggttaggggctaatagttttatttagtggcggagatgtgggagaccGGGGGATAAGGggtaataggtgtatttagtggtggagatatgggacgccggaggtttaggggttaatacattatttatagtgttggcgatgttggggagaggctgaatatgggttaatagctttattatagtgttggcgatgtcgcggagtggcggaataggggttaataactttattatagtggcagtgatgtcggggagcggcagaataggggttaataatattaattagtgtcagcgatgtcaggagtggcagattaggggttaataaatgtatttaatagttgtaatgtgggtgggtggcagattaggggttaataagtttaatatagtgtttacgatgtttgagggtggcggtttagaggttaataggtagtttttgggtgttagtgaactttgtaacactttagttttgtgaaaaaattttgtGGCACagaattcataactactgctttcagatggcgatatggatcgtctcggtataggctgtaatgcaagcattttacccggaccgcacaacctgtaataccggtgctatgaaaatcacatgcaaaaacctacggctagatttagagttttgcggccaaaggggtgcgttagctacgcatgttttttttcctcagaagagctgcgttaggctccaaaaagggagcgtagagcataatttaccgccacttcaactctcaataccagcgttgcttacggtagcggccagcttgaaaaatgtgcttgtgcacgatttccccataggaaacaatggggcagtttgagctgcaaaaaaacctaacacctgcaaaaaagcagcgttcagctcctaacgcagcccaattgattcctatgggggaaacactctctaagtctgcacctaacaccctaacatgtaccccgagtctaaacacccctaaccttacacttattaacccctaatctgccgcccccgctatcgctgacacctgcattatacaattaacccctaatctgttgctccgtacaccgccgcaacctacattatccctattaacccctaatctgctgccccccaatgtcaccgctaccttacctacatttattaacccctaaactgatgaccggacctcaccgccactataataaatgtattaacccctaaaccgccacactcccgcctcaaaaaccctataataaaaagtattaacccctaatctgctgaccggacctcaccgctactctaataaatgtattaacctctaaagctaagtctaaccctaacactaacaccccccctaagttaaatataatttttatctaacaaaataaattaaatcgtattaaataaattattcctatttaaagctaaatacttacctgtaaaataaatcctaaaatagctgccatataacgaataattatattgtagctattttaggatttatatttattttacaggcaactttgtatttattttaactaggtacaatagctattaaatagttatttactatttaatagctacctagttaaaataataacaaaattacctgtaaaataaatcctaacctaagttacaattaaacctaacactacactatcaataaataaattaactaaactacctacaattacctacaattaaatcaactaaactaaattacaaaaaccccccactaaattacaaaaaataaaaaaagattacaagaattttaaactaattacacctactctaagccccctaaaaaaataacaaagccccccaaaataaaaaaatgccctaccctattctaaaataaaaagtttacagctctattaccttaccagcccttaaaagggctttttgcggggcatgccccaaagaaatcagctcttttgcctgtaaaaaaaccatacaatactccccccaagattacaacccaccacccacatacccctaatctaacccacccaaaacctaacactaagcccctgaagatctccctaccttgtatttatccagccgggtatcactgatccgtccagaagaggtcctccagagggtccaaagttttcatcctatccggccagaagaggtcctccagaggctcggaagtcttcatccaggcggcatcttctatcttcttccatccggagcggagcgggtccatcttgaagcagctggcacggatccatcctcttctaacgacgtcctaagtccgaatgaaggttcctttaaatgacatcatccaagatgccgtccctcaaattccaattggctgataggattctataagccaaacggaattaaggtaggaaaaatctgattggctggttgaatcagacaatcagattcaagttcaatccgattggctgatccaatcagccaatcagattgagctcgcattctattggctgttccgatcagccaataaaatgcaagctcaaactgattggctgattggatcagccaatccaattgaacttgaatctgattggctgattcaatcagccaatcagatttttaactaccttaatttcgattggctgatagaatcctatcagccaatcggaattcgagggatgccatcttggatgacttcatttaaaggaaccttcattcggacttaggacatcgttagaagaggatggatctgagCCAGCtgtttcaagatggacccgctccgctccggatggaagaagatagaagatgaagacttccgagcctctggaggacctcttctggccggataggatgaagacatcggacccgctggaggacctcttctggacggatcggtgatacccggctggatgaatacaaggtagggagatcttcaggtgcttagtgttaggttttttaaggggggtttgggtgggttagattaagggtatgtgggtggtgggttgtaatgttgggggggtattgtatgtttatttttacaggcaaaagagctgatttctttggggcatgccccgcaaaaagcccttttaagggctagtaaggtaatagagctgtttactttttattttcgaatagggtagggcatttttttattttggggggctttatattatttttttagggggcttaaagtaggtgtaattagtttaaaattcttgtaatcttttttattttttgtaatttattgttttgttttttttgtaatttagtttagttgatttaattgtaggtaattgtaggtagtttagttaatttatttattgatagtgtagtgttaagtttaattgtaacttaggttaggatttattttacaggtaattttgttattattttaactaggtagctattaaatagtaaataactatttaatagctattgtacctagttaaaataaatacaaagttgcctgtaaaataaatataaatcctaaaatagctacaatataattatttgttatattgtagctatattaggatttattttacaggtaagtatttagctttaaataggaataatttatttaataagatttaatttatttcgttagataaaaattatatttaacttaggggggtgttagtgttagggttagacttagctttaggagttaatacatttattagagtagcggcgaggtacggttggcagattaggggttaaaacttgaagttagttgtcaaagatgttagggagggcagattaggggttaatactatttattatagggtttttgaggcgggagtgaggcggtttaggggttaatacatttattatagtggcggcgaggtccggtcatcagattaggggttaataagtgtaggtaaggtagcagcgacattggggggtcagattaggggttaataaatattatgtaggtgtcagcgaggggcagcagaataggggtacatagggataaggtaggttgcggcggtgtgcggtcggcagattaggggttaaaaaaaatattagagtggcggcgatgtgggggggcctcggtttaggggtacataggtagtttatgggtgttagtgtactttagagcacagtagttaagagccttatgaaccggcattagcccagaaagctcttaactcctgacttttttctgcggcttgagttttgtcgttagagttctaacgctcacttcagccaagactctaaataccagcgttaggaagatcccattgaaaagataggaaacgcaattggcgtaaggggatctgcggtatggaaaagtcgcggctggaaagcaagcgttagaccctttcctgattgactctaaataccagcgggcggtaaaaagcagcgttaggagcccttaacgctggttttgacggctaacgcagaactctaaatctaggcgctaatttttttgagtgcggaatggatgtttcATTACAGGCTatacttgcagtatagctatactgacacgacttgtaatagctgcgttactgccattacgctgaaatttccatttttcagcattaaaagccatattgcaaaactcgcaatctagatgAAAGTTTGGAAGTAGAGGGAGGGAAGGGACACTACACTAGAGAAAATGGGTAATCAGGGTGGTAGGGACCCTACTTTGGAAATAGTaaggaggaggaaaaacaataataatatataaaaaataagatttATACCTAAAATGGGTACTGGCTGACATCTATACCTAAGGTAGCAGGCAGCATTAGGAGGGGGAGTGTTAAAAAGCTGTTCTGGAGTGATCTGGGAGGTGAGATAATAAGAGAGGGAttctacattgcagaaaataaataaatatagaaaatgtatttatgcAGAAATGTTAAAAAATCCTCAAAATGAATACTGGCAGattgccagtacctaacatggtggtgaggattgtgggtggtgagagggggaagagctgtttgagagagatCAGGGAGATGTGAGGTGTCAGGAgggagggtaatccttacactagaatactataacCCTTGCTAGCTaattaattaacctcttcactgccagggATTTCAGAAgaatggtgcgcagctgcaattaacagccttctaatcaccaaaaagcaatggcaaatccatataagtctgctacttctgaacaaaggggatcccagagaagcttttacatccatttgtgtccTGATTGCACaaacggtatgtaaataatttcagtgagaaacacaaattgtgttaaaaagttaatgatttttttaatatgatcgcatttgttgGCAAAAAAATGGTGtgaaatgggcctagttcaataccttgggttttctactaaaaatatatataattttgatagataaataatataaaagctctatttatgtttaaatggagtgatagcaaaaatgcttccaatttACTGGTATTTTGGGCACGTTTTTCTTTAAAATTTCTGGATGTtaaaggggttaatgcatttttttccactttaatgGAATTATCTATATAAATCAATTATTAAGCTAAAAATCTGCAAAATACTACAACACTATTTTTGTAGATAGATTAggtagatatagatatctatttgcCGATTTTTTGGAGAATTTTGTTTACACTTTCCAACACTGGCAAGCAACGTAATAGCCAAATAAGTAGATTTATGCAGGTGATGGTTTAATTTATACAGGATTTTGTTTGGAGTAGAAGAATATTTTGCCAATCTCATATAATCATGTAGAGGGGACATGGCAATATGGCAAGATTTTTAGATAATTTGACATGTTATTGTGTTTAACCCAAAGATTTTAGGGACATTAAATGAAGGAAATTCAGATGTTTTGAGAAAAATTACATTATACATCACATAAATAATTTATCAACTtgcaatttaaaggaccagtaaacacagcagatttgcataatcaacaaatgcaagataacaagacaatacaatagcatttactctgaatttcaaatgagtagtagattcttttctaacacattttaaagttatgtatatttccactccccctgtaccatgtgataggaatcagccaatcacaaatgcatatgcgtatagtctgagttcttgtacatgctcagtaggagctgatgactcaaaacaagtgtaaatataaaaaactgtgcacatttttttttaatggaagtaaattggaaagttgtttaaaatgacatgctgtatctgaatcatgaaaattttataaaacctgagtgtccctttaaagaaatggaataaaatgaGACTGCACGATAAGAGAGAGACTTTTTTACTATTCAAAATTTTAAGAaaataatgttatgttttatttagacAACAGAAAGCGCCATAAGCACTGTGAAGTTTCCTGTTCCCTAATATCAATGTAACAGCTTGTAATGGGTAGAAGAAATAAAGTATTAGAAGAAAAATCCAAAAGAAGATGGTTTCATAACCAACATTCAAAGTGAGGCATAGTTGAGATACATAGTACAGTATTTGCAGCACCATGAGAAGGCTCATGGTTTTGGCTGCATTACACAGAGCTTTCAGATGAACAGATGGTCCACTCAAGGCATGTAACATGAGGGAGATGATGGTCAAGCCCAGTGACAACAAAATCAAAAGAAGCGGCCAGCAGATGGCAAAATTCAGGCCATAGATATAAAGAATTTTCTTCTGTGCTCTAAGTAGCTCTTCAGGATGAATTGTTGTGCTGTTAGCTTGTTGATTAGCAGTGACGTATCTGACAATGAAACCCAACATGAGAGAGACGAGACTATAGGATAACACAATGGATCCCACAAGGAGCTTAAGGAGCAGATTTGGGAAGGTCCACTTTAGATACAAGAGCAGATGATGCTGGAAATGGAGGATCTTGATACAGTA
It contains:
- the LOC128642157 gene encoding taste receptor type 2 member 41-like: MAFIFGIPLNTFILAISLKELRKRQYQSPVDLILFALGLFNIIMQSAQLLTSITYYLFTDIYMSYSFNFMDSIFAGTTLSVSWITAWLCTYYCIKILHFQHHLLLYLKWTFPNLLLKLLVGSIVLSYSLVSLMLGFIVRYVTANQQANSTTIHPEELLRAQKKILYIYGLNFAICWPLLLILLSLGLTIISLMLHALSGPSVHLKALCNAAKTMSLLMVLQILYYVSQLCLTLNVGYETIFFWIFLLILYFFYPLQAVTLILGNRKLHSAYGAFCCLNKT